Proteins encoded in a region of the Lepidochelys kempii isolate rLepKem1 chromosome 24, rLepKem1.hap2, whole genome shotgun sequence genome:
- the BCAM gene encoding basal cell adhesion molecule isoform X1 produces the protein MGQSGCPLRGLLLLALIGRPGCLAVVQISVPAQVEVLLGSPVTIPCTHSITGSPDARLVEWFITDRDGERRRVAYSEGGRGGVDQGTEYSGRVHMDPDLSLVLPKADVSDERAFSCQVTAGTAGSAEGVAQLRVYEPPEPPALTANPGILSVMEQSASEIATCSSRNANPAPTISWFKDGARLEAPTERNDDLYVVSRSVKEASGLQSVSSTLYLRPSKADKDAQFQCLVQYPLPRGQVGNTTSERFSLMLHYFTENVEFTLESPVVIKEGDDVRLRCQGDGQPEPEYIFYRVQASQAVELATKQDGVLTLPSVSRANSGTYRCQVLDFDSPPEVQLEKEVIIHVNYLDPLTLHPGRRVTVPLGGDVTLTCSGQGSQPPKLVWRKGKERVAHGDTHTLHSVSYHMAGTYTCEASVPSVPGLQRDQTIQVTVEGKPEMEERPTRHQLLAEGQRIQLTCSALGHPEPELSWSLPGVKPVVSSTGSRVTSEVMVEVTAALAKSGIWCRARNRFGEATQHFILEIEPPAATPSSSPPAGDPVLRTVGGSEPQGGSGAAVVAVVVCVLLLLLIVGFFYCMQRRGHLSCGAGEKRSLTPKEGGAEDPAVEMKTDKRNEQTGLLSPSGGGGDGGHEC, from the exons acggaCCGGGATGGGGAGCGGCGCCGTGTGGCTTACAGCgaggggggccgtgggggggtgGACCAGGGCACCGAGTACTCAGGCCGTGTCCACATGGACCCCGATCTCAGCCTGGTCCTGCCGAAGGCCGACGTGAGCGATGAGCGGGCCTTCTCCTGCCAGGTGACAGCGGGCACCGCAGGCAGCGCCGAGGGGGTGGCCCAGCTCCGGGTGTACG AACCGCCCGAGCCCCCGGCACTCACCGCTAACCCCGGGATCCTGTCCGTGATGGAGCAGTCGGCATCAGAG ATTGCCACCTGCAGCAGCCGGAATGCCAATCCCGCCCCCACCATCAGCTGGTTCAAGGATGGGGCCCGCCTGGAAGCCCCCACTGAACGCAATGACG ACCTTTACGTGGTGTCTCGCTCTGTGAAGGAGGCCTCAGGGCTGCAGTCTGTGTCCAGCACCCTCTATCTGCGCCCCAGCAAGGCCGATAAGGATGCCCAGTTCCAGTGCCTGGTCCAGTATCCACTGCCCCGGGGGCAGGTGGGCAACACCACCTCAGAGCGCTTCAGCCTCATGCTGCACT atttcacGGAGAACGTGGAGTTCACGCTGGAGTCTCCCGTGGTGATCAAGGAGGGGGACGACGTGAGGCTGCGGTGCCAGGGGGATGGGCAGCCTGAGCCGGAGTACATCTTCTACCGAGTGCAG gcCTCCCAGGCCGTGGAACTGGCCACCAAGCAGGACGGGGTCCTGACCCTGCCCAGCGTTTCCAGGGCCAACAGCGGGACCTACCGGTGCCAGGTGCTGGACTTCGACAGCCCGCCCGAGgtgcagctggagaaggaggtgatCATCCACGTCAACT ACCTGGACCCCCTGACCCTGCACCCAGGCAGACGAGTGACAGTACCCCTGGGTGGAGATGTCACACTCACCTGCTCCGgccagggctcccagccccccaaactgGTGTGGAGGAAG GGCAAGGAGCGAGTGGCTCATGGTGacacccacaccctgcactcgGTCTCGTACCACATGGCCGGCACTTACACCTGCGAGGCCTCTGTGCCCAGCGTCCCGGGGCTGCAGCGGGACCAGACCATCCAGGTTACCGTGGAAG GGAAGCCGGAGATGGAGGAGCGCCCGACCCGGCACCAGCTCCTGGCCGAGGGGCAGCGCATCCAGCTGACCTGCTCTGCTCTGGGGCACCCTGAGCCGGAGCTCAGCTGGAGTCTGCCGGGGGTGaag CCGGTGGTGAGCAGCACGGGGAGCCGAGTGACGAGCGAGGTGATGGTGGAGGTGACGGCGGCACTGGCCAAGTCTGGGATCTGGTGCCGGGCCAGGAACCGGTTTGGGGAGGCCACGCAGCACTTCATCCTGGAGATCg AACCCCCAGCAGCtaccccctcctcttcccccccagcaG GGGACCCCGTGCTCCGGACAG TGGGGGGCTCTGAGCCCCAGGGAGGCAGCGGTGCTGCGGTTGTGGCTGTCGTGGTCTGtgtcctgctgctcctgctcatCGTCGGCTTCTTCTACTGCATGCAGCGCCGGGGACATCTGTCCtgcggggcgggggagaagagATCACT GACACCCAAGGAGGGCGGCGCGGAGGACCCGGCTGTGGAGATGAAGACGGACAAACGGAACGAGCAGACGGGGCTGCTGAGCccaagtgggggcgggggcgatGGGGGCCACGAG tgctga
- the BCAM gene encoding basal cell adhesion molecule isoform X6 yields MGQSGCPLRGLLLLALIGRPEPPEPPALTANPGILSVMEQSASEIATCSSRNANPAPTISWFKDGARLEAPTERNDDLYVVSRSVKEASGLQSVSSTLYLRPSKADKDAQFQCLVQYPLPRGQVGNTTSERFSLMLHYFTENVEFTLESPVVIKEGDDVRLRCQGDGQPEPEYIFYRVQASQAVELATKQDGVLTLPSVSRANSGTYRCQVLDFDSPPEVQLEKEVIIHVNYLDPLTLHPGRRVTVPLGGDVTLTCSGQGSQPPKLVWRKGKERVAHGDTHTLHSVSYHMAGTYTCEASVPSVPGLQRDQTIQVTVEGKPEMEERPTRHQLLAEGQRIQLTCSALGHPEPELSWSLPGVKPVVSSTGSRVTSEVMVEVTAALAKSGIWCRARNRFGEATQHFILEIEPPAATPSSSPPAGDPVLRTVGGSEPQGGSGAAVVAVVVCVLLLLLIVGFFYCMQRRGHLSCGAGEKRSLTPKEGGAEDPAVEMKTDKRNEQTGLLSPSGGGGDGGHEC; encoded by the exons AACCGCCCGAGCCCCCGGCACTCACCGCTAACCCCGGGATCCTGTCCGTGATGGAGCAGTCGGCATCAGAG ATTGCCACCTGCAGCAGCCGGAATGCCAATCCCGCCCCCACCATCAGCTGGTTCAAGGATGGGGCCCGCCTGGAAGCCCCCACTGAACGCAATGACG ACCTTTACGTGGTGTCTCGCTCTGTGAAGGAGGCCTCAGGGCTGCAGTCTGTGTCCAGCACCCTCTATCTGCGCCCCAGCAAGGCCGATAAGGATGCCCAGTTCCAGTGCCTGGTCCAGTATCCACTGCCCCGGGGGCAGGTGGGCAACACCACCTCAGAGCGCTTCAGCCTCATGCTGCACT atttcacGGAGAACGTGGAGTTCACGCTGGAGTCTCCCGTGGTGATCAAGGAGGGGGACGACGTGAGGCTGCGGTGCCAGGGGGATGGGCAGCCTGAGCCGGAGTACATCTTCTACCGAGTGCAG gcCTCCCAGGCCGTGGAACTGGCCACCAAGCAGGACGGGGTCCTGACCCTGCCCAGCGTTTCCAGGGCCAACAGCGGGACCTACCGGTGCCAGGTGCTGGACTTCGACAGCCCGCCCGAGgtgcagctggagaaggaggtgatCATCCACGTCAACT ACCTGGACCCCCTGACCCTGCACCCAGGCAGACGAGTGACAGTACCCCTGGGTGGAGATGTCACACTCACCTGCTCCGgccagggctcccagccccccaaactgGTGTGGAGGAAG GGCAAGGAGCGAGTGGCTCATGGTGacacccacaccctgcactcgGTCTCGTACCACATGGCCGGCACTTACACCTGCGAGGCCTCTGTGCCCAGCGTCCCGGGGCTGCAGCGGGACCAGACCATCCAGGTTACCGTGGAAG GGAAGCCGGAGATGGAGGAGCGCCCGACCCGGCACCAGCTCCTGGCCGAGGGGCAGCGCATCCAGCTGACCTGCTCTGCTCTGGGGCACCCTGAGCCGGAGCTCAGCTGGAGTCTGCCGGGGGTGaag CCGGTGGTGAGCAGCACGGGGAGCCGAGTGACGAGCGAGGTGATGGTGGAGGTGACGGCGGCACTGGCCAAGTCTGGGATCTGGTGCCGGGCCAGGAACCGGTTTGGGGAGGCCACGCAGCACTTCATCCTGGAGATCg AACCCCCAGCAGCtaccccctcctcttcccccccagcaG GGGACCCCGTGCTCCGGACAG TGGGGGGCTCTGAGCCCCAGGGAGGCAGCGGTGCTGCGGTTGTGGCTGTCGTGGTCTGtgtcctgctgctcctgctcatCGTCGGCTTCTTCTACTGCATGCAGCGCCGGGGACATCTGTCCtgcggggcgggggagaagagATCACT GACACCCAAGGAGGGCGGCGCGGAGGACCCGGCTGTGGAGATGAAGACGGACAAACGGAACGAGCAGACGGGGCTGCTGAGCccaagtgggggcgggggcgatGGGGGCCACGAG tgctga
- the BCAM gene encoding basal cell adhesion molecule isoform X2: MGQSGCPLRGLLLLALIGRPGCLAVVQISVPAQVEVLLGSPVTIPCTHSITGSPDARLVEWFITDRDGERRRVAYSEGGRGGVDQGTEYSGRVHMDPDLSLVLPKADVSDERAFSCQVTAGTAGSAEGVAQLRVYEPPEPPALTANPGILSVMEQSASEIATCSSRNANPAPTISWFKDGARLEAPTERNDDLYVVSRSVKEASGLQSVSSTLYLRPSKADKDAQFQCLVQYPLPRGQVGNTTSERFSLMLHYFTENVEFTLESPVVIKEGDDVRLRCQGDGQPEPEYIFYRVQASQAVELATKQDGVLTLPSVSRANSGTYRCQVLDFDSPPEVQLEKEVIIHVNYLDPLTLHPGRRVTVPLGGDVTLTCSGQGSQPPKLVWRKGKERVAHGDTHTLHSVSYHMAGTYTCEASVPSVPGLQRDQTIQVTVEGKPEMEERPTRHQLLAEGQRIQLTCSALGHPEPELSWSLPGVKPVVSSTGSRVTSEVMVEVTAALAKSGIWCRARNRFGEATQHFILEIEPPAATPSSSPPAVGGSEPQGGSGAAVVAVVVCVLLLLLIVGFFYCMQRRGHLSCGAGEKRSLTPKEGGAEDPAVEMKTDKRNEQTGLLSPSGGGGDGGHEC, encoded by the exons acggaCCGGGATGGGGAGCGGCGCCGTGTGGCTTACAGCgaggggggccgtgggggggtgGACCAGGGCACCGAGTACTCAGGCCGTGTCCACATGGACCCCGATCTCAGCCTGGTCCTGCCGAAGGCCGACGTGAGCGATGAGCGGGCCTTCTCCTGCCAGGTGACAGCGGGCACCGCAGGCAGCGCCGAGGGGGTGGCCCAGCTCCGGGTGTACG AACCGCCCGAGCCCCCGGCACTCACCGCTAACCCCGGGATCCTGTCCGTGATGGAGCAGTCGGCATCAGAG ATTGCCACCTGCAGCAGCCGGAATGCCAATCCCGCCCCCACCATCAGCTGGTTCAAGGATGGGGCCCGCCTGGAAGCCCCCACTGAACGCAATGACG ACCTTTACGTGGTGTCTCGCTCTGTGAAGGAGGCCTCAGGGCTGCAGTCTGTGTCCAGCACCCTCTATCTGCGCCCCAGCAAGGCCGATAAGGATGCCCAGTTCCAGTGCCTGGTCCAGTATCCACTGCCCCGGGGGCAGGTGGGCAACACCACCTCAGAGCGCTTCAGCCTCATGCTGCACT atttcacGGAGAACGTGGAGTTCACGCTGGAGTCTCCCGTGGTGATCAAGGAGGGGGACGACGTGAGGCTGCGGTGCCAGGGGGATGGGCAGCCTGAGCCGGAGTACATCTTCTACCGAGTGCAG gcCTCCCAGGCCGTGGAACTGGCCACCAAGCAGGACGGGGTCCTGACCCTGCCCAGCGTTTCCAGGGCCAACAGCGGGACCTACCGGTGCCAGGTGCTGGACTTCGACAGCCCGCCCGAGgtgcagctggagaaggaggtgatCATCCACGTCAACT ACCTGGACCCCCTGACCCTGCACCCAGGCAGACGAGTGACAGTACCCCTGGGTGGAGATGTCACACTCACCTGCTCCGgccagggctcccagccccccaaactgGTGTGGAGGAAG GGCAAGGAGCGAGTGGCTCATGGTGacacccacaccctgcactcgGTCTCGTACCACATGGCCGGCACTTACACCTGCGAGGCCTCTGTGCCCAGCGTCCCGGGGCTGCAGCGGGACCAGACCATCCAGGTTACCGTGGAAG GGAAGCCGGAGATGGAGGAGCGCCCGACCCGGCACCAGCTCCTGGCCGAGGGGCAGCGCATCCAGCTGACCTGCTCTGCTCTGGGGCACCCTGAGCCGGAGCTCAGCTGGAGTCTGCCGGGGGTGaag CCGGTGGTGAGCAGCACGGGGAGCCGAGTGACGAGCGAGGTGATGGTGGAGGTGACGGCGGCACTGGCCAAGTCTGGGATCTGGTGCCGGGCCAGGAACCGGTTTGGGGAGGCCACGCAGCACTTCATCCTGGAGATCg AACCCCCAGCAGCtaccccctcctcttcccccccagcaG TGGGGGGCTCTGAGCCCCAGGGAGGCAGCGGTGCTGCGGTTGTGGCTGTCGTGGTCTGtgtcctgctgctcctgctcatCGTCGGCTTCTTCTACTGCATGCAGCGCCGGGGACATCTGTCCtgcggggcgggggagaagagATCACT GACACCCAAGGAGGGCGGCGCGGAGGACCCGGCTGTGGAGATGAAGACGGACAAACGGAACGAGCAGACGGGGCTGCTGAGCccaagtgggggcgggggcgatGGGGGCCACGAG tgctga